The Teredinibacter sp. KSP-S5-2 genomic interval CAAAATCATTCGGGCTAAAACGGTCGGGGTTAACGACTTTTTTCTCGGGTGAAACCATCATCTTTTTCCCACCGTAACGTTTAAGAGATATCGGGATAAAGATTTCAATACGGTCGTTAACTTGATACACCGTGACGCTGTCTGATTTACGCACTTTTTTTCCTCCTATCATCATGGGCTGCTCGAATCTCGGAAACGAGGTTGGTGATCCCATTTGGCCGTAAGCGAATGCTTATCCCATCTTCAAATAACTGAATTTTTTCAACGAAGAGCTGTATCAATCGAGCTTGCTCGGTATGGTAGAGATGTCCCCACAAGCTTTCGATAGATTGAAGTCCCTCAGCCACGTCCTTTTTTGTTAAATCCGTCTTTTCTTCCCGAAGGGCTTCCCAGGTGCGGATGAGTATTTCCGGTTGCTGAAACACGGTTTTTAACTGATCAATAATAATGCCCTCGATTTCTCCGGCGCGGACGGTTTTCACCGGACAGGTTTTCCGACTGATTTTTTGCGCCGTGTGTGTCACGTAATAGCGATAGCGTTTACCTCGGCGTTTGGTATGACTCGGCGTCATCAGTCGATCATCGGGGCCGTAGAGCAGTCCCTTTAACAAGGACGGGGTGGTATGCTCAATAATCTTGGTTTTACATCGACCGGAGGTAATCTCCTGGGCCGCATCCCACAACTCCACTTCAAGGATGGCTTCGTGTTGCCCTGGATACTGTGCGTCTCTGTGCCTTATACGTCCCACATAGATGGGGTTGCGTAATAACTTGTAGAGGCTGGTACGGGTAAAGTGGACACCGCCAATCGCATTACCGGCTTTTGATATAAATGCCTTTGTACGATATCCCTTTCTGTTCAACTCCAGACAGAGCTGGGTCACTGATCCCAGTTGGATAAGCCGGGTAAAGATTTCTCGAATAATCTTGGCTTCGTTAAGATTGACGATCAGTTTGCGGTCGACAATGTCATACCCTAACGGCGGGTTACCACCCATCCACATACCCAGTTTTTTTGACGCAGCAATTTTGTGGAGAACACGTTCTTTCGCATCCTCACGGTGATACTCCGACACCATGAGAATCGTGTGCAGTGATAATCGACCAGCAGCGGTCGAGGTATCAAAACTCTCGGTGACCGAAAAGAAACCCACCTCATAGGTTTCAAATAACTTAGCCAATGTTGGAAAATCAAAAAAGCTGCGTGTGAGTCGGTCGAGTTTATAGATGACCACAATATCCACCTTGCGTTGGCGAATGTGCTCCAGCAACTTTTGCAGTCCAGGTCGATCCAGTGAACCACCGGATACACCGGGGTCGCTGTAGATTTCTGGAATTTCCTGCCAACCCATATGATGCTTTGCCTGAATCATAAGACGGCACGTCGCTAATTGGTCATCAATGGAGGTATAGGATTGATCCAACCCTTCCGAGTTGGATTTTCGTGTGTAAATGGCGCAACGTTTTATTTCTTGATACATGATTTTTCCTTTCAACAAACAGGCACTAAGCGCGAGAAGCGTCTGTAACTTATCTGGCGTTGGATGTCTTTCGTTTGGCTTTGGCTTTTTTCTCCGTCAGGCCAAAGAAAGCGGGACCGGATATGTGTGTGCCGGTAATGGCTTTGGCGATTTTGGACAGACTGCCGTGGGTTTGTCCCTGATATTCAAATCCCTCGCGGGTTACCGTCACTTGGTGTTCTACTCCTTTGTACTCACGAGTGATTCGCGTACCAACAACGGGGATAGTGACCTGACTCTTTTTCGATGTTGGGTCTTGCACGGAATCATCGAGTTTCTCCCGCAGAATTTTCTGTGCGGCTTCAGACAATCCACCATAGGCCAGTTCTTGAATGCGGTATGCGAGTCTGGGTATTAGGTATTCTTTTCGGCTGGTACTGACATCGTGGCCATACAATTCAAACCAGAGCTCTTGCAATTCATACGAACTCATGGTCTGTAGCGCGGCCACTTTGGCAACCACGTCAGGCATTGTGTTTCTCCTTTTATGTTGTCTCTGTTTTTTCCATGAACGCTCTGTAGCCGGTTGAAAGCAAGCTAAACTTCGCTCTCTCTTTTCTTTTCCTGTTCGTGTTTGCGAACCAGGGCTTGAGCAAGTAGCTGCCCCACTTCATCCAGGATCTGTTGCTGAGAAAGGTGTTGAGTTGGTAATAACGGTGCGGTGTTGAATTGAGTTTCCATGTTTTATCCAAAAAAATGAAAGCCAAAACATTGTCGCAGTTAACTCAGATCGAGCGTAGGTGAGGGATGTCGCGGTTTGTCGTAATTTGAGATTTTTAGAAAATAATAAATCTATCGGGTGTTGAAATTGCGGGTTGATGTGGTGGTTCGTTCTACTTAAATCTGAGTGCATCGAACTCTTTTTAATACTCAATTTACAAAAAAGAGTACATCTAAATGTACTCTTTTGATTTGAATTTGGAGGATGCTTTTAGAAAAAAATAAACGACTGCTCAAGTTCAGCTTGAACAGATTAATTAATTTTTGAGCGGTTCAGATTTTGAAAAAAATTATGTATTCGTTGAATCACGAAACGTTAAACCGGAAAAGAGAATAAAATGAAGAAAACGTTGAAAAAAAACGGATTTTTTATCATTTTGATTATTCTTAGCCTTGCCTATTCATTCCAGTTGCGATAATTTCACTCTATATTGATATTTGACGCTTTAAATTGAATTAGACAGTAATGATGTATCGAGACGGAACTGCTCAAATTGTGACCATGACGAACACACTTTTTATACCCACCCCTCATAACTTGGCCACTCCTATGGCCTATACGCTCGCCTATCAATTCTAATCTTTATTCAACTTGGTAGGGTTATTGCCATTTAGGTGGCGTTTAAAAACGTTTAATTTCGTTTATATTTCTTTATTTTGACACTTTTGGGCACCATCACCACTTTAAAGTATGGGATTGTGCTTTTTTACAGGACACGTTAAGGACTCCATTGATGCGGCGATTTGCATACCTCGAAACCGTTTATCTCCATGCTTCTCATGATGCATTGAGGGCATCGTTGTGCCGGAGATTTGGTTCTGAGGCGAACGCGGTGTTTGATGTTGAACGAACTAATTGGTCTGGCCATATTGCAGAAGGCATCATTCGATGGGCAAAAGATATTTTCTTGGTGGCGAGTGTTGGTGGAACGGAAGCGATAGCCTCCTTTTTGTCGAGCTTATCGAAAGAGGAATTGGAAAACTATTTTTATGCGGGCAACCAGTACGAACGCAGTATTTGGCTGCAGGATCATTATCCAGAAGCGTTTAACCATCTGGTCAAAGCCATTCACTTTTCGGAGATCGAAAATGCCACCTGCATCTTGCCGTCTACCTTGTTCGCTATGCCGGATTCGGCGGTGTATTTTCAAAGTGCCAGTCGTCTGGAGGAGTTTAAGCAAGCGTTGTCGGAAGTACTACTGACACCTGCAGATACGATAACCGTTCGAGAAGAATGCTTTGAATACGTCGATCCACTTCAAGGTGATACGCAATCCGTGTGGCATTGGATAGTTCGTTATATTAAGCCGCCGGTAGTGGTTACTTTGGTTGAGGATCGATTTACGCAAGATGGAGTCGGGGCGATTCCTGTGTTTGTCCATCTTCTCTTTAACCAAACGGTAGGGCGTTTAGAAGTCTCGGCTGCGGGAACCATGCTTCGAGAAAAGCTTGCAGAATGCGTCAGCCAACATTTGCTGTTTTCTGAATCACCCGACTCATGGGAATCTTTTCGGTTTGAATATCGGCAATTTAGTCATAATGCACATTTTGACATTGCCAATGAATTGTTTTCCAAAGCAAAAGTCATTCAGATGACGTTAATGAAAAATGGTCGGGCACTTGAAATCAACGTATCACCGTTGGATTCGAAAGATGTGTATTACTGTTTACAGGACATCCGTGCCGTTGAGACATACACGATATCTAAAATTACGCTGGCAATTACGTTGAATATAAACGGTGAATCGAGTTTGGTTCCGGTCACAATGGAGAGTGGAAAAATACTGACCATACAGACGCAGCGTCTAATTGAACGGTGTGCGGTCTACACGTTACTTGAACGATGGAATATTGTAAGACAAGGGAGGTGCGATCAGTGTCCGAAGTAAGACCCGATCGACTAAAAATATTTATTGAGTTGTTTGAAGATTCCCTGGAGCCGCTAGGTGGATTAGATGGAACAAACATTGAAGGGGTAGCGATATGGGATCTTCGTCGACGATTAAATGTCCCTAACCTGGACGAGTGGCCCGTCTGTTTTAAACTGGCCGGTTATGCCGCGACCTATAAATATGTCCATGAAGCACAATACTTTTGGGTGGATGTAA includes:
- a CDS encoding recombinase family protein, with the protein product MYQEIKRCAIYTRKSNSEGLDQSYTSIDDQLATCRLMIQAKHHMGWQEIPEIYSDPGVSGGSLDRPGLQKLLEHIRQRKVDIVVIYKLDRLTRSFFDFPTLAKLFETYEVGFFSVTESFDTSTAAGRLSLHTILMVSEYHREDAKERVLHKIAASKKLGMWMGGNPPLGYDIVDRKLIVNLNEAKIIREIFTRLIQLGSVTQLCLELNRKGYRTKAFISKAGNAIGGVHFTRTSLYKLLRNPIYVGRIRHRDAQYPGQHEAILEVELWDAAQEITSGRCKTKIIEHTTPSLLKGLLYGPDDRLMTPSHTKRRGKRYRYYVTHTAQKISRKTCPVKTVRAGEIEGIIIDQLKTVFQQPEILIRTWEALREEKTDLTKKDVAEGLQSIESLWGHLYHTEQARLIQLFVEKIQLFEDGISIRLRPNGITNLVSEIRAAHDDRRKKSA
- a CDS encoding DUF2924 domain-containing protein — encoded protein: MPDVVAKVAALQTMSSYELQELWFELYGHDVSTSRKEYLIPRLAYRIQELAYGGLSEAAQKILREKLDDSVQDPTSKKSQVTIPVVGTRITREYKGVEHQVTVTREGFEYQGQTHGSLSKIAKAITGTHISGPAFFGLTEKKAKAKRKTSNAR